In Pedobacter sp. W3I1, one DNA window encodes the following:
- a CDS encoding Spx/MgsR family RNA polymerase-binding regulatory protein produces MTVYGIPNCNTVKKSLDWLKAHQVDFEFHDFKKKGITAEKLNEWCNTFGWETVLNRKGLTWKKLTKEEQAKIDNQDLAIAYLKENTSAIKRPIIEQNSKAILIGFDDENYLKTLI; encoded by the coding sequence ATGACCGTTTACGGAATTCCAAATTGCAATACAGTTAAAAAGTCGCTCGATTGGTTAAAAGCACATCAGGTTGATTTTGAATTTCACGATTTCAAGAAAAAAGGCATTACGGCAGAAAAGTTAAACGAGTGGTGTAATACCTTTGGTTGGGAAACGGTATTAAACCGCAAAGGTTTAACCTGGAAAAAACTAACTAAAGAAGAGCAGGCTAAAATTGATAACCAGGATTTGGCAATCGCTTATTTAAAAGAAAATACGAGTGCAATAAAACGCCCGATTATTGAGCAAAACAGTAAAGCCATATTAATTGGATTTGATGATGAAAATTATTTAAAAACACTAATCTAA
- a CDS encoding carboxypeptidase-like regulatory domain-containing protein: MYKLIIFLLLALPIGVFAQTVTTGTVFDYSKKTLSLPGVSIRNLNSKKSTSTNKEGKYTINANIGDLLEFSAVGYHTDTLYLTNLLNRTIYLPVKSNSLKDVNITAVRMNSQVTDAKDPLAEKYTLLSTGGNLNRKRMTDKVGGLNLNLGYGKYKRQQRKEADLEEKEMYLEEIDENFTAKAITDMTKLEGEELKNFMIIYRPSVEAVKAERPYRYAYYISRAFVAWKKLTPQERKLQDLPKLKAN, encoded by the coding sequence ATGTACAAACTGATCATTTTTCTATTGCTTGCTTTGCCAATTGGCGTTTTCGCACAAACGGTAACTACAGGTACGGTTTTCGATTACTCGAAAAAAACGCTTTCTCTTCCTGGTGTTAGTATCAGAAACCTGAACAGTAAAAAATCAACCAGTACAAATAAAGAAGGAAAGTATACCATTAATGCCAATATTGGCGATCTTTTAGAGTTTTCTGCCGTAGGCTACCATACCGATACACTTTACTTAACCAACCTGTTAAATAGAACAATATATCTTCCGGTTAAATCGAACAGTTTAAAAGATGTAAATATTACAGCAGTACGGATGAATAGTCAGGTTACAGATGCGAAAGATCCATTGGCTGAAAAATACACGCTATTGAGTACAGGCGGAAACCTAAACCGTAAACGTATGACTGATAAGGTTGGTGGTTTAAATCTAAATCTGGGTTATGGTAAATATAAAAGACAACAACGTAAAGAAGCCGATTTAGAAGAAAAAGAGATGTATCTCGAAGAGATTGACGAAAACTTTACTGCAAAGGCCATTACGGATATGACTAAGTTAGAGGGCGAAGAACTTAAAAACTTCATGATTATTTATCGCCCTTCGGTGGAGGCCGTAAAGGCAGAAAGGCCATACCGTTATGCTTATTATATCTCCCGTGCCTTTGTAGCATGGAAAAAATTAACGCCGCAAGAAAGAAAACTACAGGATCTACCCAAGTTAAAAGCGAATTAA
- a CDS encoding M1 family metallopeptidase, which produces MKLTKLITFCLVCCVFAFSASAQQTTTSAPATNYNPAEAFGPLFYTQNGNEFRSAIGAPGPKYWQNRVDYNITASLDETKDMVTGTVTITYKNNSPDKLPYLWLQLDQNTFKETSRGYAITPARSRYGAQGEKFDGGYKIQNISVSQKAAPVKFTSLVEDTRMQIRLDQPMAANGDMVTVKMDYSFVIPKEGSDRTGHLTTKNGEIFAIAQWFPRMCVYDDVIGWNTLPYWGGGEFYCEYGDINFAITAPASHIVMGSGELLNPVEVFTPEQLQRWNAAKTSDATVHIRTEAEVTNPKSRPAKDKLTWKFKILNARDAAWASSKSFVLDAAKINLPSGKKALAVSAQPVESNGEDAYGRGVEYVKSTIEHYSTKWFEYPYPMAVNVATNIGGMEYPGIVFCGWKAKKAAAWGVIDHEFGHTWFPMIVGSNERKYGWMDEGFNTFINGISKSSFNKGEYAAPPIDMNKVGKTTIGNPVFENIMLMPDGMTERNIGVNLYFKPGMGLDLLRNQILGEDRFDYAFRQYIKNWAFKHPTPFDFFRSMENGAGEDLAWFWRSWWLNNWKMDQGIAGVEAVKQDDKLVGYAIKVVNLEKMPMPIILQVKTKSGKTDIVKIPVDVWMKNTSWLVRYPTTEEIESVTLDPNKVLPDSNPDNNTWTATGN; this is translated from the coding sequence ATGAAATTGACTAAACTAATAACTTTTTGTTTGGTTTGTTGCGTTTTTGCCTTTTCTGCATCAGCCCAACAAACTACAACGTCCGCGCCAGCTACCAATTATAACCCTGCTGAAGCCTTTGGACCACTATTTTATACACAAAACGGGAATGAATTCCGCTCCGCAATTGGCGCACCAGGGCCAAAATATTGGCAAAATCGCGTCGATTATAACATTACAGCTAGTCTCGACGAGACAAAAGACATGGTTACTGGTACTGTTACCATTACGTATAAAAATAACAGTCCCGATAAATTACCTTATTTATGGCTGCAATTAGATCAGAATACCTTTAAAGAAACCTCACGTGGCTATGCTATTACGCCGGCCCGCAGTCGTTACGGTGCTCAGGGTGAAAAATTTGATGGAGGTTATAAAATCCAGAATATCAGTGTTTCGCAAAAAGCTGCACCAGTAAAATTTACTTCTTTGGTAGAAGATACACGTATGCAGATCCGTTTAGACCAACCAATGGCAGCCAATGGCGATATGGTAACGGTTAAAATGGATTATTCTTTTGTTATACCAAAAGAGGGATCGGACAGAACAGGACATTTAACTACAAAAAATGGTGAAATTTTTGCCATTGCACAGTGGTTTCCACGCATGTGTGTGTATGATGATGTAATTGGATGGAATACTTTGCCTTACTGGGGTGGTGGTGAATTTTATTGCGAGTATGGCGATATTAATTTTGCCATTACTGCGCCAGCAAGCCACATAGTAATGGGATCAGGTGAATTATTAAACCCCGTAGAAGTTTTTACACCAGAACAATTACAAAGATGGAATGCGGCTAAAACCAGCGACGCTACCGTTCATATCCGTACCGAAGCAGAGGTTACCAATCCTAAATCTCGTCCGGCTAAAGATAAGCTAACCTGGAAATTTAAAATCTTAAATGCACGTGATGCTGCCTGGGCTTCATCTAAATCTTTTGTGTTAGATGCAGCAAAAATTAATTTGCCAAGTGGTAAAAAAGCTTTGGCAGTTTCTGCACAACCAGTAGAAAGCAATGGTGAAGATGCCTATGGCCGTGGGGTAGAATATGTAAAATCTACAATCGAACATTATTCTACAAAATGGTTCGAATATCCATATCCAATGGCCGTTAACGTGGCCACAAATATTGGTGGTATGGAATATCCTGGTATTGTGTTTTGTGGATGGAAAGCTAAAAAAGCAGCTGCATGGGGCGTAATTGATCACGAATTTGGTCATACTTGGTTCCCAATGATTGTGGGTTCTAACGAGCGTAAATATGGCTGGATGGATGAAGGCTTTAATACTTTTATCAATGGCATTTCTAAAAGTAGTTTTAATAAAGGCGAATACGCTGCTCCACCAATTGATATGAACAAGGTTGGGAAAACAACGATCGGAAATCCTGTTTTTGAAAATATAATGTTAATGCCTGATGGTATGACAGAACGGAATATAGGTGTGAATTTATATTTTAAACCAGGGATGGGATTAGACCTGTTGAGAAATCAGATTTTAGGTGAAGACCGTTTTGACTACGCTTTCCGTCAATACATTAAAAACTGGGCATTTAAACATCCAACACCTTTCGATTTCTTCCGTTCGATGGAGAATGGTGCGGGTGAAGATTTAGCTTGGTTCTGGAGAAGCTGGTGGTTAAACAACTGGAAAATGGATCAGGGTATTGCTGGTGTTGAAGCCGTTAAGCAAGACGATAAATTGGTGGGTTACGCGATTAAAGTTGTAAACCTCGAAAAAATGCCAATGCCAATTATCCTGCAGGTTAAAACCAAAAGCGGTAAAACGGATATCGTAAAAATCCCGGTTGATGTTTGGATGAAAAATACCAGCTGGCTGGTGCGTTATCCAACAACTGAAGAAATCGAATCGGTTACTTTAGATCCGAATAAGGTATTACCAGATTCGAATCCGGATAACAATACCTGGACAGCCACAGGTAACTAG
- a CDS encoding RidA family protein: MEKPNLEINNPEGIYDPRPHGYSHLASVPAESLLVFVAGQGGSRMDGVLSADFRTQVVIVFENIALALKSKNLVMANIARLTTLVVDYDEEKHQILIEESAKIWPDQKFPVNTLIPVQRLALNGMLIEIDATAIG, encoded by the coding sequence ATGGAAAAACCTAATTTAGAAATCAATAATCCAGAAGGTATATACGATCCCCGTCCACATGGATATTCTCACTTAGCTTCAGTTCCGGCCGAAAGCCTGCTGGTATTTGTTGCTGGTCAGGGCGGCAGTAGGATGGATGGTGTACTTAGTGCCGATTTTCGAACACAGGTAGTTATTGTATTTGAAAATATCGCTTTAGCCTTAAAAAGTAAGAATTTAGTTATGGCCAATATTGCAAGGCTCACTACATTGGTGGTCGATTATGATGAAGAGAAACATCAGATCTTAATAGAAGAGTCTGCTAAAATATGGCCTGATCAGAAATTTCCGGTAAACACGCTTATTCCGGTACAAAGGCTGGCTTTAAATGGTATGCTGATCGAAATTGATGCTACGGCTATTGGCTAA
- a CDS encoding IS110 family transposase, giving the protein MMNLKYSIGIDVSKKDFHCCLSVIDSSQKVTVKSSRKLSNSPGGFKEFLAWIKQHQKEELPLRIVMEATGVYHEQLAWFLHSKGLVLSILLPNKAKKYLQADGANSKNDSIDARGLAKIGAEKNLEPWTPGSEKLYELRHYTRQHQNLKETINVIGNQLEALTHAQFQSREVIKQLNKTIKLLEQQVAEMEKAMGKLVKTDKVLNLHYENITAIKGINLLSFCVIVAETNGFTLFKNSASLVKYSGYDVIENQSGKHIGKTKISKKGNSRIRRILFMPAFCAVRDDQPQFKSLYERVVERTGFKMKGYVAVQKKLLVMMYHLWKNEQRYNPQFNYLEKIIAPEKSRATHDKIPDGSFH; this is encoded by the coding sequence ATGATGAACTTAAAGTATTCCATCGGAATTGATGTATCAAAAAAAGATTTTCATTGCTGTTTGTCGGTCATAGACAGTAGCCAGAAAGTAACTGTAAAATCCAGCCGTAAGTTATCTAACAGCCCTGGCGGTTTTAAAGAGTTTTTGGCATGGATCAAACAGCACCAGAAAGAAGAGCTGCCCCTGCGCATCGTAATGGAAGCCACTGGCGTGTACCATGAACAACTTGCATGGTTTCTGCATTCCAAAGGCTTAGTGTTAAGTATTTTATTGCCAAACAAAGCTAAGAAGTACTTACAGGCAGACGGAGCAAACTCTAAAAATGACAGTATAGATGCCCGCGGCCTTGCTAAGATTGGTGCAGAAAAGAACCTGGAACCTTGGACACCAGGAAGTGAGAAATTGTATGAACTCAGACACTATACCCGTCAGCATCAAAACCTAAAAGAGACCATCAATGTTATCGGTAACCAGCTTGAGGCACTGACCCATGCCCAGTTCCAAAGCAGGGAAGTTATAAAGCAGCTGAACAAAACGATAAAACTGCTTGAGCAACAAGTAGCAGAAATGGAAAAGGCAATGGGAAAGCTTGTTAAAACAGACAAGGTCTTAAATCTTCACTATGAAAACATTACGGCAATAAAAGGAATTAACCTGTTATCTTTTTGCGTAATCGTAGCTGAAACTAATGGCTTTACATTGTTTAAAAATTCGGCATCCTTGGTAAAATACTCAGGTTACGATGTGATAGAAAACCAATCGGGCAAACATATAGGAAAAACAAAAATATCAAAAAAGGGGAATTCCCGGATCAGAAGAATTCTGTTTATGCCAGCATTTTGTGCGGTAAGGGATGACCAGCCGCAATTTAAAAGTCTTTATGAAAGAGTTGTTGAGCGAACAGGATTTAAAATGAAGGGCTATGTTGCCGTGCAAAAGAAACTATTGGTAATGATGTACCATCTTTGGAAAAATGAGCAGAGATACAATCCTCAATTCAATTATTTAGAAAAAATAATAGCTCCAGAAAAATCCAGAGCTACACATGATAAAATTCCAGATGGAAGTTTTCACTAA